One Methylophilus sp. TWE2 DNA segment encodes these proteins:
- a CDS encoding c-type cytochrome, with translation MQRFTVTLVWVCFTLAMFPAQAEELAMTSIRTLAASCAACHGPNGNSLGGTPTLAALNQQYFIQRMQGFKDGSVSATVMHHHAKGLTTEEITALAAFFAQQPRQTPQPLPHQSFLGAQ, from the coding sequence ATGCAACGTTTCACTGTCACACTTGTATGGGTTTGTTTTACCTTGGCCATGTTCCCGGCACAGGCAGAAGAGCTTGCCATGACCAGCATCCGCACCCTGGCAGCCTCTTGTGCTGCGTGCCATGGCCCCAATGGCAATAGCCTGGGTGGCACCCCGACGCTGGCTGCGCTCAACCAGCAATATTTTATCCAGCGCATGCAGGGCTTTAAAGATGGCTCTGTCAGCGCGACTGTGATGCATCATCACGCCAAAGGTTTGACCACAGAGGAAATCACTGCACTGGCGGCCTTTTTTGCGCAGCAACCTAGGCAAACACCGCAACCTTTGCCGCACCAATCATTTCTGGGAGCACAATAA
- a CDS encoding PepSY domain-containing protein produces MNKKILLVTLATLFSMPAFANNHAHNGPMEKCMKAALAKHPGKVISLEAEIEKGRGAIYEFDIVGTDGKEWEVECEAKTGKVFEEEVDVDPNSDEFKSKAKVTMEQAKKTALDKYPGEVESIEYELENGNPVYEFDIKQANGKEVEVEVDAITGKIGETEEEVYEIGKD; encoded by the coding sequence ATGAATAAAAAAATACTGCTTGTCACGCTCGCCACGCTATTCAGTATGCCTGCATTTGCCAACAATCATGCACACAATGGTCCGATGGAAAAATGCATGAAAGCGGCTCTTGCCAAACACCCCGGCAAAGTAATTTCTCTGGAAGCTGAAATCGAAAAAGGTCGCGGCGCGATATATGAATTTGATATCGTAGGTACTGATGGCAAAGAGTGGGAAGTCGAGTGCGAAGCCAAAACCGGCAAAGTGTTTGAAGAAGAAGTGGACGTGGATCCCAATAGCGACGAATTCAAGTCCAAAGCCAAAGTGACGATGGAACAGGCTAAGAAAACAGCCCTGGACAAGTACCCAGGTGAAGTCGAGAGCATTGAATATGAGCTGGAAAATGGAAACCCGGTCTATGAATTTGATATCAAGCAAGCCAATGGCAAAGAGGTTGAAGTAGAAGTAGACGCCATTACCGGTAAAATCGGTGAAACTGAAGAAGAAGTCTACGAAATCGGAAAAGATTAA
- a CDS encoding peptidylprolyl isomerase, with protein sequence MKFLKVMLAIACFSALPHVYAADADAVATVNGKPIKKSWVEFILKDAEARTGQKANDGMKAAVVNELVGSELAYQEAQKAGIDKQPDFIASEELARRKLLVNAFLADFIRKNPVTDAEKKEGYEQYKKELGDKEYNARHILVKTEAEAKAIIADLKKGTDFAKIAKEKSQDPGSKDKGGDLGWFSPAGMVKPFAEALVGLKKGETTPEPVQSQFGWHVIKLVDTRALQAPPYEKVQEGIERTLQQRKLEKYMLSLKDKAKIDVSGLEKK encoded by the coding sequence ATGAAATTTTTGAAAGTAATGTTGGCGATTGCTTGCTTTAGCGCATTGCCACATGTATACGCGGCCGATGCCGATGCGGTTGCCACAGTCAATGGCAAGCCGATCAAGAAATCCTGGGTAGAGTTCATTTTGAAAGATGCCGAAGCACGTACAGGCCAGAAAGCCAATGATGGCATGAAAGCGGCCGTTGTAAACGAACTGGTGGGTTCTGAACTGGCCTACCAGGAAGCGCAAAAAGCCGGTATCGACAAACAACCAGATTTTATCGCTAGCGAAGAACTGGCCCGCCGCAAGTTGCTGGTAAACGCATTCCTGGCTGACTTCATCCGTAAAAACCCGGTGACCGATGCTGAGAAAAAAGAAGGTTACGAGCAATATAAAAAAGAACTGGGCGACAAAGAGTATAACGCCCGTCACATCCTGGTAAAAACTGAGGCTGAAGCCAAAGCGATTATTGCTGACCTGAAAAAAGGCACAGACTTTGCCAAAATTGCCAAAGAAAAATCTCAGGACCCAGGTTCTAAAGACAAAGGCGGTGATCTGGGCTGGTTCTCTCCGGCTGGCATGGTCAAACCATTTGCTGAAGCGTTGGTAGGCCTGAAAAAAGGCGAAACAACGCCTGAACCTGTGCAATCTCAATTCGGCTGGCACGTGATCAAACTGGTTGATACCCGCGCACTGCAAGCACCTCCTTACGAAAAAGTACAAGAAGGCATTGAGCGGACATTGCAACAGCGCAAACTTGAAAAATACATGTTGAGCCTGAAAGACAAAGCCAAAATCGATGTCTCTGGCCTCGAGAAGAAATAA
- a CDS encoding ankyrin repeat domain-containing protein translates to MKSVKFLVALFSLSFALQAFALSDEEYMEFTEALTGGNVKVVKKFVEADPSLVKQKFFAWEPLQMAASKGKIDVVKYLVSKGADLNYVHPASHNTAFHMSAFIGDTETMKYLASVGADVNVKLKGDVSLVRYFKEEGNQKMVDLLTQLGTKNDGCQEEKCF, encoded by the coding sequence ATGAAATCAGTTAAGTTTTTAGTGGCCTTGTTCTCACTGTCATTTGCCTTGCAGGCATTTGCATTGTCCGATGAGGAATATATGGAGTTTACCGAGGCCCTTACCGGTGGCAACGTGAAAGTGGTTAAAAAATTTGTCGAGGCCGATCCTAGCCTGGTCAAACAAAAATTCTTTGCCTGGGAACCGCTACAAATGGCAGCCTCTAAGGGAAAGATTGACGTGGTGAAATATCTGGTTTCCAAAGGTGCTGACCTGAACTACGTACACCCAGCCAGTCACAATACCGCTTTCCACATGTCCGCCTTTATCGGCGACACCGAAACCATGAAATACCTGGCTTCAGTAGGCGCCGATGTGAACGTCAAACTTAAAGGCGATGTTTCTCTGGTGCGTTACTTCAAAGAGGAAGGCAATCAGAAAATGGTAGATTTACTGACACAACTGGGTACCAAGAATGATGGTTGCCAGGAAGAAAAATGCTTTTAA
- a CDS encoding FeoA family protein gives MHLDALKPGQTAIIDRIHAEQALSQRLSALGFRSGKQLEVIRQAAFNGPLHVRIGSTDVIIRLQDAKAIHLHPLPHQKESTTV, from the coding sequence ATGCATCTAGACGCACTCAAACCTGGCCAGACGGCCATCATTGATCGCATCCATGCCGAACAAGCGCTGTCACAACGCTTGAGTGCACTGGGGTTCAGGTCCGGCAAGCAACTGGAAGTCATCCGCCAAGCGGCTTTTAATGGTCCACTGCATGTGCGCATAGGCTCAACAGATGTGATCATCCGTCTGCAAGATGCTAAAGCCATACACTTGCACCCTCTCCCGCATCAAAAAGAATCAACCACTGTATGA
- the feoB gene encoding ferrous iron transport protein B, which produces MKRVALLGMPNTGKSTLFNRLSGASARVGNWPGITVDLMSAKILLGGHIAELVDLPGLYDLHGFSDDEHVVRHFLSHHAVDLVLIILNSAQIDRQLSLALQIRALRLPALLLLNMEDEAKRAGITINAEAMSKQLGLPVRTISAKYGQGCPEALQLAAQTMLQQPNIVTPESIASKLEMDNAIEQEMHQIIDRTVHFPLQLNHSLTDRLDKVLLHPWLGLPLFLLSVFLLFQFIFTVGAPLQEGMGWLFDTLRSTFLEPVLASLPSWLNGLLLDGLYTGFSTVAAFVPIIVLFFLVMSMVEDSGYLSRAAFLMDTLMAKMGLDGRGFVMMLMGFGCNVPALMGTRVMRSRPMRLLTMLTIPLSLCSARLQVFLFIIAILFPPSQAALVLFSLYMVSFATIFITAILFKNKFSSREPFVLELPPYRFPTPQQIWMRGWQEVKHFLARATKFIVIGVIMVWLLTHLPTTAVPASPDTWAGSIGRFFAPVLDPIGIDTELAIALIFGFVAKEIVVGSLAVIYGLQGDALSHQIAANIDWVQGMSFMLFTLIYTPCLSTIATLKSESKSSGFMWLSLGWSLGLAWIVSFLFYQSARALGY; this is translated from the coding sequence ATGAAACGTGTTGCCCTGCTAGGTATGCCCAACACGGGCAAATCCACCCTGTTCAATCGCTTAAGTGGCGCTTCTGCGCGAGTCGGTAACTGGCCCGGCATCACCGTCGACTTGATGAGTGCAAAAATATTGCTTGGCGGCCATATTGCAGAGCTGGTTGACTTGCCTGGCCTGTATGACCTGCATGGCTTTTCGGATGACGAGCACGTGGTTCGCCATTTCCTGAGCCATCATGCTGTCGATCTGGTGCTGATTATCCTCAACAGCGCGCAGATTGACCGCCAGTTATCGCTCGCCTTACAGATTCGCGCCCTTAGATTACCTGCCTTGTTGCTGCTCAATATGGAAGATGAGGCCAAACGCGCTGGCATTACCATCAATGCCGAAGCCATGAGCAAACAGCTAGGCCTCCCCGTGCGCACCATCAGCGCCAAATATGGCCAGGGCTGCCCGGAAGCGTTGCAACTGGCAGCACAAACGATGTTGCAACAACCCAACATCGTCACGCCAGAATCCATCGCCAGCAAGCTGGAAATGGACAATGCCATTGAACAGGAAATGCACCAGATTATTGACCGCACGGTGCATTTCCCGCTGCAATTGAATCACAGCCTGACCGACCGCCTGGACAAAGTACTGTTGCACCCGTGGCTAGGCTTGCCACTGTTCCTGTTATCGGTATTCCTGTTATTCCAGTTTATTTTTACGGTTGGCGCGCCGCTACAAGAAGGCATGGGCTGGCTGTTTGATACCCTGCGTAGCACATTTCTGGAGCCTGTGCTGGCTAGCCTGCCCAGCTGGTTAAACGGCCTGCTGCTGGATGGCCTGTATACCGGGTTTAGTACGGTCGCAGCATTTGTACCGATTATCGTGCTGTTTTTCCTGGTCATGAGCATGGTGGAAGACAGTGGTTACTTGTCACGCGCCGCCTTCCTGATGGATACCCTGATGGCCAAAATGGGCTTGGATGGCCGCGGTTTTGTCATGATGCTGATGGGCTTCGGCTGCAACGTGCCTGCCCTGATGGGCACCCGCGTCATGCGTAGCCGCCCCATGCGGCTACTGACCATGCTAACCATCCCACTCTCGCTGTGTTCAGCCAGGTTGCAGGTGTTCCTGTTTATCATTGCCATCCTATTCCCACCCTCACAAGCCGCCCTGGTACTGTTCTCACTCTACATGGTGAGCTTTGCGACTATTTTTATCACAGCTATCCTGTTTAAAAACAAATTTTCCAGCCGCGAACCGTTTGTGCTGGAACTCCCGCCCTACCGCTTTCCGACGCCGCAACAAATCTGGATGCGTGGCTGGCAAGAAGTCAAACATTTCCTGGCGCGTGCTACCAAATTTATTGTGATTGGCGTCATCATGGTCTGGCTACTTACGCACTTGCCTACGACTGCAGTGCCTGCGAGCCCAGACACCTGGGCAGGTAGCATAGGCCGTTTCTTTGCCCCGGTCCTGGACCCGATAGGCATTGATACCGAGCTGGCCATTGCCCTGATTTTTGGCTTTGTGGCCAAAGAGATTGTTGTCGGTTCACTGGCGGTAATTTACGGCTTGCAGGGAGATGCGCTGAGTCATCAGATTGCAGCCAATATTGATTGGGTGCAAGGCATGAGCTTTATGCTGTTCACACTAATTTATACGCCCTGCCTGTCCACCATTGCCACACTTAAATCCGAAAGCAAAAGTAGTGGATTTATGTGGCTCTCACTTGGCTGGTCACTGGGGCTGGCGTGGATCGTCAGCTTCCTGTTTTACCAGAGCGCCCGCGCACTCGGCTACTGA
- a CDS encoding YciI family protein yields the protein MLYMIYAQDTPNSLSLRLEHRPPHLARLQQLQSEGRLVLAGPLPAIDSVDPGEAGFSGSLIVAEFDSLQAATDWVNDDPFVHAGVYGQVLVKPFRKTLP from the coding sequence ATGCTTTATATGATTTACGCACAGGATACGCCCAACAGCTTGTCATTACGCTTGGAGCATCGTCCACCACACCTGGCGCGCTTGCAACAACTGCAAAGCGAAGGCCGTTTGGTGCTAGCAGGTCCTTTGCCAGCGATAGACAGCGTAGATCCCGGCGAAGCCGGTTTTAGCGGCAGTCTGATTGTGGCAGAATTTGATTCATTGCAAGCCGCCACAGACTGGGTCAACGACGATCCTTTTGTACATGCAGGCGTATACGGCCAGGTGCTGGTCAAACCGTTCAGAAAAACCTTGCCATAA
- a CDS encoding BolA family transcriptional regulator, with product MLHTEIEQRLQALAPEQLEIQDDSELHRGHAGNTGGGHFTIKVKSSLFSGKSQIMRHRMVYQCLQDLMPHRIHALSIQALSTDESFI from the coding sequence ATGCTTCACACCGAAATTGAACAGCGTTTGCAAGCGCTAGCGCCTGAACAACTAGAGATTCAGGATGACAGTGAACTTCATCGCGGACACGCAGGAAACACAGGCGGCGGGCATTTCACCATCAAGGTAAAAAGCTCGCTATTTTCAGGAAAATCACAGATAATGCGCCATCGCATGGTATATCAATGTTTGCAAGATTTAATGCCTCATCGCATACACGCGCTCAGTATTCAGGCCCTATCGACTGATGAGTCATTTATTTGA
- a CDS encoding NAD(P)/FAD-dependent oxidoreductase: MAMQKITGQPVPARRTFVRSVIYGGLAFYGLPAFARASKPPLGHVVVVGAGFAGLTAAKYLREWSMGNLKVTLIEPNPQFISCPQSNLVLGGSRTLDQLSFSYDIARKQHDLHWIRDSVMAVDMANKQVTLTRGSLSYDRLVLAPGVDFNYSKIPGMPAPVENIPHAWKAGKQTLQLRQQLESMPDGGVFVMTVPSGAYRCPPGPYERACQVAHYFKQRKPRSKVIILDANADIVSKKGLFLQSFNGAYQGMIEYHNNSEILQLDTSSKTIKTDFETVKADVLNVIPPQLAGKVAQVAGLNNVDNRWCEVDFVTYASTLQPDVHIIGDSISAGLPKSAHMATSHAKVCAAAIIDLQSGHGPNLLPVFANTCYSFVDDQQAMHVANVYRYDPAKKFMVSAEGGGVSAKASLQEGEYAQAWAQNIWAETLT; the protein is encoded by the coding sequence ATGGCGATGCAGAAGATCACCGGACAGCCTGTTCCTGCTCGCAGGACATTCGTACGTTCAGTCATTTATGGCGGACTCGCTTTTTATGGTTTGCCAGCTTTTGCACGTGCCAGCAAACCGCCTTTGGGCCACGTGGTGGTGGTCGGCGCAGGATTTGCCGGTCTGACCGCAGCCAAATACCTGCGCGAGTGGAGTATGGGCAACCTCAAAGTCACCCTTATTGAACCCAATCCGCAATTTATCTCCTGCCCGCAAAGCAATCTGGTGCTGGGTGGTAGCCGCACCTTGGACCAGCTGAGCTTCAGCTATGACATCGCGCGCAAGCAGCATGATCTGCACTGGATACGGGATAGCGTGATGGCCGTCGACATGGCGAACAAGCAGGTCACACTCACGCGGGGTAGCCTCAGCTATGACCGGCTAGTACTGGCGCCCGGTGTTGATTTCAACTACAGCAAGATTCCCGGGATGCCTGCCCCTGTAGAGAATATCCCGCATGCCTGGAAAGCAGGGAAGCAAACCTTGCAATTGCGGCAGCAACTGGAAAGCATGCCGGATGGTGGCGTGTTTGTCATGACCGTCCCCAGTGGCGCTTACCGCTGCCCGCCTGGTCCTTATGAACGTGCCTGCCAAGTGGCACATTACTTCAAGCAACGCAAACCGCGCAGCAAAGTGATTATCCTGGATGCGAACGCCGATATTGTCTCGAAAAAAGGACTATTCCTGCAAAGTTTTAATGGGGCTTATCAGGGCATGATTGAATACCATAACAACAGCGAGATTTTACAACTCGACACCAGCAGCAAAACCATCAAAACCGACTTTGAAACAGTCAAGGCCGATGTTCTCAATGTGATCCCACCACAGTTGGCGGGCAAAGTAGCGCAAGTGGCCGGGCTTAATAATGTCGATAACCGCTGGTGCGAAGTTGACTTTGTGACCTATGCATCCACTCTGCAACCAGATGTGCATATTATCGGGGACAGCATTTCGGCAGGGTTACCGAAGTCTGCCCATATGGCAACCTCGCATGCGAAAGTATGCGCAGCAGCCATCATTGATCTCCAATCCGGTCACGGCCCTAACCTGTTGCCCGTGTTTGCCAATACTTGTTACAGCTTTGTCGATGACCAACAAGCCATGCATGTGGCCAATGTATACCGCTACGATCCGGCCAAAAAATTCATGGTCTCGGCTGAAGGCGGTGGTGTGTCTGCCAAAGCCTCGCTGCAGGAAGGTGAATATGCACAGGCCTGGGCACAAAATATCTGGGCGGAGACACTGACATGA
- the purL gene encoding phosphoribosylformylglycinamidine synthase, translated as MSSQAQFLSLRGSAALSQFRLDKLYSVLNTSAPNIAHIYTEFVHFAFSETALSTTEQDTLRQILTYGPKTDIESPSGELLLVIPRIGTISPWASRATDIAHNCGLGNLLRLERGIAYYVTTTNGAPLTDGEKQALRAAIQDRMTETIVYSLADAEKLYHHADPKPLSSIDILAGGKAALEAANNDMGLALSPDEVDYLLENYRKMGRNPTDVELMMFAQANSEHCRHKIFNADWVIDGVQQELSLFNMIRNTHKLNPGSTVVAYSDNSSIVQGQKTKRFYPAADQSYQFVEDNMHYLMKVETHNHPTAISPFAGAATGAGGEIRDEGATGIGSKPKAGLTGFSVSNLNLPDFKQPWESNYGKPGRIASPLQIMIDGPLGGAAYNNEFGRPNIAGYFRTFELETTGADGKTEVRGYHKPIMLAGGVGNISDSHSHKNSIPPGSALIQLGGPAMLIGLGGGAASSMDTGANTENLDFDSVQRGNPELQRRAQEVIDRCWQMGDKNPILSIHDVGAGGISNAFPELVNDAKVGAVFQLRDVHNEEPGMSPRELWSNEAQERYVLAVTQDQLPLFEAICKRERCPFAVVGVTTKERHLTVEDTHFDNKPVDMELSVLLGKPPKMLRDVKSVQKALPAFDTSNIDLNDAVARVLRLPGVADKTFLITIGDRSVTGLIARDQMVGPWQVPVSNVAVTCAGFETNIGEAFAIGEKAPLALIDAPASGRMAIGEAITNIAAAAISDIGNLKLSANWMAPAGHAGEDAALYATVKTVGMELCPALGISIPVGKDSMSMKTVWQDNGENKAVTAPISLVISAFANTPDVRKTLTPQLRTDLGDSELILIDLGNGRNRMGGSALAQVYKQLGNAVPDVDQPAQLKAFFAAIQQLNSDGKLLAYHDRSDGGLYVTLAEMAFAGHCGLNADLSSLKGDTISILFNEELGAVIQVRAEDASTVTAQLEQALGACVHRIGHVNAGHDIAITHGNMQYNASRIDLHRMWSETTYRMQSLRDNPICAQQEYDRILNANDAGLHAHLTFDLNDNIAAPYINTGKRPNMAILREQGVNGQTEMAAAFDRAGFNSVDVHMSDVISGRVSLKDFAGLVACGGFSYGDVLGAGEGWAKSILFNSRARDEFSAFFNRADTFALGVCNGCQMMSNLHSIIPGADHWPHFVRNKSEQFEARVALVEILSSPSIFFDGMAGSRMPIAVAHGEGFTEFTDASMVTSVLQQQLATVRYVDHAAQATEVYPFNPNGSLQGLTGFTTQDGRFSIMMPHPERVFRTVQHSWHPDGWQEDGPWMRMFRNARKFVS; from the coding sequence ATGTCCAGTCAAGCGCAATTTTTAAGCCTGCGCGGCAGCGCCGCCCTCTCGCAATTCCGTCTCGATAAACTGTATAGCGTCCTCAACACCAGCGCACCGAATATCGCCCATATTTATACCGAATTTGTGCATTTTGCTTTTAGCGAAACTGCACTGAGCACGACTGAGCAAGACACGCTGCGCCAAATCTTGACTTACGGCCCGAAAACGGACATTGAATCCCCGAGCGGTGAACTGCTGCTGGTCATACCTCGCATAGGCACCATTTCCCCCTGGGCCTCACGTGCGACCGATATTGCCCATAACTGTGGATTGGGCAACTTGCTGCGCTTGGAGCGCGGTATTGCTTACTACGTGACGACCACAAATGGCGCACCACTGACAGACGGCGAAAAACAGGCTTTACGTGCGGCCATCCAGGACCGTATGACAGAGACCATCGTCTACAGCCTGGCCGATGCCGAAAAACTGTATCATCACGCCGATCCCAAACCACTCTCCAGCATTGACATTCTCGCTGGTGGCAAAGCAGCGCTTGAAGCCGCCAACAACGACATGGGGCTGGCTTTGTCTCCAGACGAAGTGGATTACCTGTTGGAAAACTACCGCAAGATGGGCCGCAATCCAACGGACGTGGAACTCATGATGTTTGCCCAGGCTAACTCCGAGCATTGCCGCCACAAGATTTTCAATGCCGACTGGGTGATTGATGGCGTACAGCAAGAGCTCTCACTGTTCAACATGATCCGCAACACACACAAACTGAATCCAGGTAGCACCGTGGTCGCCTACTCGGATAACTCTTCGATTGTGCAAGGCCAGAAAACCAAACGCTTTTACCCTGCTGCCGACCAGAGTTACCAGTTTGTAGAAGACAATATGCACTACCTGATGAAGGTAGAAACGCATAACCACCCGACTGCGATCTCCCCATTTGCCGGTGCAGCTACCGGTGCAGGTGGCGAGATTCGTGATGAAGGTGCGACTGGCATAGGCTCCAAGCCTAAAGCAGGTTTAACCGGTTTTTCAGTCTCCAACCTCAACCTGCCAGATTTCAAACAACCATGGGAATCCAATTACGGCAAGCCTGGCCGTATCGCCAGCCCATTGCAAATCATGATAGATGGCCCACTGGGTGGCGCGGCTTACAACAATGAATTTGGCCGTCCTAATATTGCCGGTTATTTCCGCACCTTTGAACTGGAAACCACCGGTGCCGATGGTAAAACAGAAGTGCGTGGCTACCACAAGCCGATCATGCTGGCCGGTGGTGTCGGTAATATTTCCGATAGCCATAGTCATAAAAACAGTATTCCTCCAGGTTCCGCATTGATTCAGCTGGGTGGCCCAGCCATGCTGATCGGCCTGGGCGGCGGTGCGGCTTCGAGTATGGACACTGGTGCCAATACCGAAAACCTGGATTTTGATTCAGTACAACGCGGCAACCCTGAACTGCAACGCCGTGCGCAAGAAGTGATAGACCGTTGCTGGCAGATGGGCGACAAGAACCCCATCCTGAGCATTCATGACGTCGGTGCCGGTGGTATTTCCAACGCCTTCCCTGAACTGGTGAACGACGCCAAAGTCGGTGCCGTGTTCCAGTTACGTGATGTGCATAACGAAGAGCCTGGCATGAGCCCGCGCGAGTTGTGGAGTAACGAAGCCCAGGAGCGTTATGTGCTTGCCGTCACGCAAGACCAGTTACCATTGTTTGAGGCGATTTGTAAGCGGGAACGCTGCCCGTTCGCGGTCGTTGGTGTGACGACAAAAGAGCGCCATTTAACTGTGGAAGACACGCACTTTGACAATAAACCAGTGGATATGGAACTCTCAGTACTGCTGGGCAAACCGCCAAAAATGCTGCGTGATGTCAAATCAGTACAAAAAGCATTGCCAGCCTTTGATACCAGCAACATCGACCTGAACGATGCCGTGGCACGCGTCCTGCGCCTGCCTGGCGTGGCGGACAAAACCTTCCTGATCACCATTGGTGACCGTAGCGTAACAGGCCTGATTGCGCGCGACCAGATGGTCGGCCCCTGGCAAGTGCCAGTCAGCAACGTGGCCGTGACCTGTGCCGGGTTTGAAACCAATATCGGCGAGGCATTTGCCATTGGCGAAAAAGCCCCGCTGGCGCTGATTGATGCACCGGCTTCCGGCCGCATGGCGATTGGTGAAGCCATCACCAATATTGCCGCTGCAGCTATTAGCGACATCGGCAACCTCAAACTGTCTGCCAACTGGATGGCCCCCGCCGGTCATGCTGGTGAGGATGCCGCCTTATACGCCACCGTCAAAACTGTCGGCATGGAGTTGTGTCCAGCACTTGGGATCAGCATACCGGTCGGCAAAGACTCCATGAGCATGAAAACAGTGTGGCAAGACAACGGTGAAAACAAGGCCGTCACTGCGCCTATCTCGCTGGTAATTTCCGCGTTTGCCAATACCCCAGATGTGCGCAAGACATTGACACCGCAACTACGCACCGATTTGGGCGACAGCGAGCTCATCCTGATCGACCTTGGTAATGGCCGCAACCGCATGGGCGGCTCGGCACTGGCACAGGTCTACAAACAACTCGGCAATGCCGTGCCTGACGTTGATCAGCCTGCACAGCTAAAAGCATTTTTTGCTGCTATCCAGCAACTTAACAGTGATGGCAAGCTACTCGCTTACCACGATCGCTCTGATGGCGGCCTCTACGTGACCTTGGCAGAGATGGCTTTTGCCGGTCATTGTGGCCTCAATGCTGACTTATCGAGCCTGAAAGGCGACACGATTAGCATCCTGTTTAACGAAGAACTGGGTGCAGTGATACAAGTACGTGCTGAAGATGCAAGCACAGTGACCGCTCAACTGGAACAGGCGCTCGGTGCCTGCGTCCATCGCATTGGCCACGTCAATGCCGGCCATGATATTGCCATCACACACGGTAATATGCAGTACAACGCTTCCCGCATTGATTTGCACCGTATGTGGTCTGAAACGACTTACCGCATGCAAAGCCTGCGCGACAACCCGATTTGCGCACAGCAGGAATACGACCGCATCCTCAATGCAAACGATGCCGGCCTGCATGCCCACCTAACATTTGATCTTAACGACAATATTGCTGCGCCATATATCAACACGGGGAAACGTCCGAATATGGCGATTTTGCGTGAGCAAGGTGTCAATGGCCAGACCGAAATGGCGGCCGCCTTTGACCGCGCCGGTTTTAACAGCGTAGATGTACATATGAGTGACGTGATCAGTGGCCGCGTGTCACTGAAGGACTTTGCTGGCCTGGTCGCCTGCGGTGGGTTCTCTTACGGGGATGTTCTTGGCGCTGGCGAAGGCTGGGCCAAGTCCATTCTGTTCAACAGCCGTGCACGTGATGAATTCAGCGCGTTCTTTAACCGCGCTGATACATTCGCACTGGGCGTCTGTAACGGTTGCCAGATGATGAGCAACCTGCACAGCATTATTCCAGGTGCCGATCACTGGCCACATTTTGTGCGTAACAAGTCTGAGCAATTTGAAGCGCGTGTCGCGTTGGTTGAGATTTTATCTTCACCTTCCATCTTCTTTGATGGCATGGCCGGTAGCCGTATGCCGATTGCAGTGGCTCATGGTGAAGGTTTTACGGAATTTACTGATGCCAGCATGGTCACAAGTGTGCTACAACAGCAACTGGCAACTGTGCGTTATGTGGATCATGCCGCGCAAGCGACCGAAGTTTATCCGTTCAACCCTAATGGCTCACTTCAAGGCTTGACTGGTTTTACGACGCAAGACGGTCGTTTCAGCATCATGATGCCGCATCCGGAACGTGTATTCAGGACGGTGCAACACTCCTGGCATCCTGACGGGTGGCAAGAAGATGGCCCGTGGATGCGCATGTTCCGTAACGCACGCAAGTTTGTGAGTTAA
- a CDS encoding septation protein A — MQVITDLLPVILFFIAYKKAGIFTATAVAMISTLVLMLILWIKRGKIDKMLMINGAVITVLGGITLLLHDKTYIMWKPTAIYWIGALALLFSRYIFKRNLIESMLGKLMAPPSAIWDRLNLCWIAFLVGMGILNLYVAFHFSEENWVNFKLFGATSLMFIFIIAQVFMLKDHWIEQNTPSA; from the coding sequence ATGCAAGTCATTACCGATTTATTGCCCGTCATCCTCTTTTTCATCGCCTACAAAAAAGCCGGGATTTTTACAGCTACCGCCGTCGCCATGATCAGTACATTGGTGCTCATGCTGATACTCTGGATCAAACGCGGCAAAATAGACAAAATGCTGATGATCAATGGTGCAGTCATCACCGTACTAGGCGGCATCACGCTATTGCTGCATGACAAAACCTACATCATGTGGAAACCCACCGCTATTTACTGGATAGGCGCACTGGCATTACTATTCAGTCGGTATATTTTCAAACGCAACCTGATTGAAAGCATGTTAGGCAAATTGATGGCGCCACCATCAGCCATCTGGGACAGACTAAACCTGTGCTGGATTGCTTTCCTGGTAGGCATGGGCATTTTAAACCTATATGTCGCATTCCACTTCAGTGAAGAAAACTGGGTCAACTTCAAACTGTTTGGCGCCACCAGCCTCATGTTTATATTTATTATTGCGCAGGTGTTTATGTTAAAAGATCACTGGATTGAACAAAACACCCCTTCTGCCTGA